A single window of Microbacterium croceum DNA harbors:
- a CDS encoding LacI family DNA-binding transcriptional regulator → MSSASERARMPSIRDVARLAGVSHQTVSRVLNDHASIRPETKAKVLDAIAVLDYRPNLAARALVTSKSNMLGILSATIGEFGPTSSIASIEDAAREEGYSVSTLNLSATTPEAIGSAVRQLAREQVDGIVVLAPQVRVFHVLRGMAVSLPFVSLQTASGSDGISLSADQVAGARAATEHLIGLGHSDILHLAGPQDWIEAESRMRGYLDALREADLPTFPPIRGDWSADFGYFAGQELSRRRDFTAVFAANDLMAIGLLHGFRDAGIRVPEDVSVVGFDDVPVAAHVAPTLTTVHQDFPELGRRAVKILLAQIRDEPVPAFGPLQTTLRLRESSGSR, encoded by the coding sequence ATGTCCAGCGCCTCTGAGCGTGCGCGGATGCCGAGCATCCGCGACGTCGCACGGCTCGCCGGGGTCTCTCACCAGACGGTCTCGCGCGTGCTGAACGATCATGCCAGCATCCGCCCGGAGACCAAAGCCAAGGTCCTCGATGCGATCGCCGTGCTGGACTACCGCCCGAACCTCGCCGCCAGAGCGCTGGTGACGAGCAAGTCCAACATGCTCGGCATCCTCTCGGCGACGATCGGCGAGTTCGGCCCCACATCGTCCATCGCGAGCATCGAGGACGCGGCGCGCGAAGAGGGGTACTCGGTCTCGACGCTCAACCTCTCGGCGACGACGCCGGAGGCGATCGGCAGTGCCGTGCGTCAACTGGCCAGGGAGCAGGTCGACGGGATCGTCGTGCTCGCTCCGCAGGTGCGCGTGTTCCATGTGCTGCGGGGGATGGCCGTCTCGCTGCCGTTCGTGAGTCTCCAGACCGCATCCGGGTCGGACGGGATCAGTCTCTCCGCTGATCAGGTCGCGGGCGCGCGAGCGGCGACCGAGCACCTGATCGGGCTCGGGCACAGCGACATCCTGCACCTGGCCGGACCGCAGGACTGGATCGAGGCGGAGTCGCGGATGCGCGGCTATCTCGACGCGCTGCGCGAGGCCGACCTGCCCACGTTCCCGCCGATCCGTGGCGACTGGTCTGCAGACTTCGGCTACTTCGCGGGGCAGGAGCTCTCGCGAAGGCGGGACTTCACCGCGGTGTTCGCGGCCAACGATCTGATGGCGATCGGCCTGCTGCATGGATTCCGCGACGCTGGGATCCGGGTGCCGGAAGACGTGAGCGTCGTCGGCTTCGACGATGTGCCGGTCGCGGCACACGTCGCGCCCACGTTGACGACCGTGCATCAGGACTTCCCGGAGCTCGGGCGCAGAGCCGTCAAGATCCTGCTCGCACAGATCCGGGACGAGCCGGTGCCGGCGTTCGGGCCCCTGCAGACGACGCTGCGCCTGCGCGAGTCGTCCGGGTCACGGTAA